GTTACCGACAATCAACTCAGGCCAGTAACCGAGCCTGCCCAGGGCCGTACCCGCGCGAGCGGAGATATTCGAGTCCACCTCAACTGATGTCACGTTGTCCTCACCGGCCACCTGCGAGAGAAGTGCCGTTGAGTAACCCGTTCCAGTGCCGATCTCGAGCACCCGGGTGCCCTCATCTACGTGAAGCTCTTCGAGCATACGGACCACGAGACTCGGGAGGGTGGAAGATGAAGAGGGGCGGTGCGAGATACGTCCCTCGATTTGGCTTGGAGTGACGGAATCCGCAACCTGGGTGGTCAGCGTGTCGTCCTCGTACACGCGGCGGAGCCGTTCGGGGTGGTCCGCGAGGAACACGGGGCGGTACCAGCCCTCGTCTTCGTATTCGAACCAGCCATCGGATAGAAATGCTTCGCGGGGAACGGCCAGAATGGCGGCTTCCCATTCTGGACTTCGCAATGCTCCGGATTCGGTAAGTTGCCGCGCGAGAGCCGCCCGCAGCCCCTCAGAGGAAAAGTCGTCGGTCATGCGTTATTCTCTCCGTTCTCCAACAGGTCCACGATAGCTGTCGTGATGGGAAGTCCCGCCGCATCTTCGAGCCACGCCCATTGTCCATTCGCGTTGCATTCGAGGAACCACCATCTTTCGTCTGTGGTTACCGCGAAATCGAATGCCCCGAAGTTGAGCCCGAAATGAGCGAGGAACCGAACCAGTGTGCGCCGCATGTCGTCCGGGCACTGGATCGGTTCGTACGTCAGGTTCCGGTACTCGGTGCGCCAGTCGATCACACCAGGTGGGGAAGTAATCCGTGCGCAGAAAATCCGTTCACCAACAACAACCGCTCGTACATCGAAAACCTTGGGAACCTGAGCCTGGAACAGATGCGCGCAATGACGTACCGCGTCGTCCACCTTGCCGGGATCAACGGAGGATGCCCAAATCCCGGCAGGCTCCCTATCGATGTCATAGGCGCCCGCATGCATCGAGCGAGCGGATGCTTCCCAGGTCTGCCGTTCGCTCGCCTACGTGGAGCTGCCCACCCCAACCGTCCGGACTCAACCGGGCTGTAAGAACACAGGAGTCAGGAAAATCGCCACCGGGATCGAATCGTAGAACGGGCACCCGGCGTCGGTTTAACTCCGTGATGACCAAATCTGCGGTGGGGTCCTCGTATTCGGTGGCGACCAGCACCGGGTACCCGTTCATCTCTTACGACTGCCCTTCGTCCTGCTCGGCGTCGTGGCCGGCGTCAGAGTCCATCTTGCCGTCTTTGGACACCTGTGTGGGCGGGTAGGTGTTGACGGATGTCCCGTGTTTGCCGAGTTCCACAGGGGTCGGCGCGCCGTCACTGCCCACCCAACGGCCCGTCTGTGTTTGCGGGTCAATTCCCGCGTACCGCCATGGGGAAGGCTCCCCATTCCGCAGCGGTGCCATGCGGCTCATGCCCCACGGAATCGGCACTGCCGACTCCGCAGTGCCAGAGTTACTGGCCAATGTCCCTCCAAGCTCGTTGGTGCCGGTACTTGGAGCCCATCCCACCACAACAGCGGGAGAGCTGCGTCTCTCTTCGGCCAGTGTGCATATGCCGAATGGAGGAGCCCCCCGTCATCGATTGAAGACGTGGGGCCGGAGCGGGGAGTAAATCGGTGTGTACGCGCCTTACCTGTTGCCTCTAATTCGACCAGGGAGTCGGAATCGTCATCTTTGACGGGCGGCTGACCAGATCGCGGCAACACATCTCGATGGGATACACGCCGTTCAGCGCGAGGCACAGCGACGCGTGGTGTAACTCCGCCTCAGCCAGCGTGAGCTCCAGTTGGTAGAGGGCTCTGCCCAAAGCAGGCCGTGAGAGCCAGAGTTTCAGCGCCACGCCCCTTTCTGTGCGGACAAAGCGCTCTGCGGGATCGAACTCAATCCCATACGAGTCATAGTCGGGGATGTCCATCTCTTGCTCCTCGCTCACCTCCTTCACCACCTAGGCTTGTAAATCTGCTCTTGACAGTTCGGGCAGTGCGTCGCCCCCGGCGGAAATGGACCCTCATGCAGGCACGTCTTCGGCTCTTCGGACGACTTCGGCGACTTAGGGGGCTCAGGGAGCTTCGAAGGCTTCAACTTCCTCACTGCCCACCCCCTTTCGAATAGCGGCGGTAATTCGACGTGCGTCGTCAGCCTTAAGGCGGGCAACCGTCGCATCGCTCACCCGATCGTCACTCACCCGACCACACCCCCCGTGTGCGGGCGCACCACACGACGCACGCGAGCGCACCCGCCCACCATGGGCACTGGCGGGGGCATGGGCACCAACGGAGGCATGTGCACCGAGCTGGGCACCCGGGGCAACACCAGTGTGGGCCGGTCCAACGGCCGATACGGGGGCAGCGGATCGCCGCACCGATGCCTACCGCAGCCCCGTCGCAGAGGGCCACGTACCGCCTTCCAAAGCCTTGAGATACGTTGGCTCACGCCAGCGCTCCCTTCCGAGCCTGGTCACGCCCCCGGACCGCTCGCAGCGCGGTCGCGGGGGTCTTGCGTGGCTTCCAGTTGTCGACTTCGCCCCGTAGTGGGGCGTGTCGACACTTGCGCGGAACATCGGTTGAGTCCATCCCACGGGCCTATAGGGCGGCCCTATATTTGAGACATGGGAGACGATCCCGGGGCCCTCTGGTCCCATCCGCAATTAGCGGCAGCCGTCCTCAGCGAAGATTGGGGCGCTGTCTTTCGCGCGTATCGGAAGCTCACCGGCCTCAGCCAATCGAGGCTCGGGGAACGCGTCGGCCTGGTCCAGCCTGATGTGTCGGATATCGAACGCGGGCGTCGTCGTGTGACCTCCGTAGAGGTTCGACAACGCATCGTGGAGGGGCTGGGTATACCCTCCCGTCTCCAAGCGGCAGCCGCCCCAATGGCGACTGGCAAAGCCCCCGTTGCGAGCCTGACGCTATCCGGCCCCGCTCCCGACGAAGACCTATTGGCCCGTGTGACGAGCGTGGTTGACTCCGCTCACCGCGTGGACGCTGCCACCCTGGATTGGCTCGATGGGTTGCTTGCCGCACACCGCCGAGCCGAAGACCGAATTGGGGCCCGGCCGCTTGTCGACGTGATGCGCCAGCAACTCCGCACAGTCGTCGACATGTACTCAGGCGCACGCGGCCCGTTGGTTGATCGCGTCGTACGGCTCGCCTCCGAACACGCGCAATTCCTCGCGTGGATGGCACAGGACCAGGACGATACGGCGACCGCGTTGGCATGGTACGACCGTTCACACGAATGGGCGCTGGAAGCCGGAGACGCCAACATGGCCGCCACGACGCTCAACATGAAGGCGCACATGGCCTGGTCCAAAGGCCGCGCCACCCGGTGCGTACGCCTTGCCGAGGCTGCCCGCTGGTCTGCCTCGGGCACATCGCTCGGCGTGCAGGGCATGGCTGCTCAGATGGCTGCCAGAGGATACGCGCTCAACGGTGAGGCAGACGACGCCCGCCGTCTGCTCGACGAAGCGCAACGGCTCATCGGCCGGGCGTCCGAGCACCCCGAGGACGAGCCCGTGTGGATGTACTTCTACGGCGAGACATGGTTCACCCTGCAACGCGGCATGGCGGCCATGCACCTGCGCAACTGGCGAGTGGCTGTCGATCACATCGCGGTCGGGCTCGATGCGCTGCCAGACGAATACCGGCGCGACAAGACCTGGTTCCGCGCCTGCCTCGCGCACGCGCTCGCCGGGGCGGGCGAATCGGCCCAAGCCGCTTCCGTCGCAATGGCAAGCGTCCCCGACGCCGCCGCAGTCGGCCGCCCACACTCGTGGAACGAGTTGCACACCACAGTCGCCATGCTGCTGCGCCGAGGAGCGAAGGAAGGGCGACAGCTCGTCGCGGCGCTCCGCGAGTACGACTGAGGAAGGAGCAGCGCCACGAACGGCTGAATGATTCAGCGGTTGCAACAGGTCCGAGGGTCCCAGCCCCATGCCCCAGTACGGGGTGCCCGCCCGGCCGGGGTCACTGACCGGGTGTCACCAGGCCCGACTCATAGGCGAAGATCACCGCCTGGGCGC
This genomic interval from Streptomyces asiaticus contains the following:
- the tgmA gene encoding putative ATP-grasp-modified RiPP, encoding MSRMAPLRNGEPSPWRYAGIDPQTQTGRWVGSDGAPTPVELGKHGTSVNTYPPTQVSKDGKMDSDAGHDAEQDEGQS
- a CDS encoding helix-turn-helix domain-containing protein, giving the protein MGDDPGALWSHPQLAAAVLSEDWGAVFRAYRKLTGLSQSRLGERVGLVQPDVSDIERGRRRVTSVEVRQRIVEGLGIPSRLQAAAAPMATGKAPVASLTLSGPAPDEDLLARVTSVVDSAHRVDAATLDWLDGLLAAHRRAEDRIGARPLVDVMRQQLRTVVDMYSGARGPLVDRVVRLASEHAQFLAWMAQDQDDTATALAWYDRSHEWALEAGDANMAATTLNMKAHMAWSKGRATRCVRLAEAARWSASGTSLGVQGMAAQMAARGYALNGEADDARRLLDEAQRLIGRASEHPEDEPVWMYFYGETWFTLQRGMAAMHLRNWRVAVDHIAVGLDALPDEYRRDKTWFRACLAHALAGAGESAQAASVAMASVPDAAAVGRPHSWNELHTTVAMLLRRGAKEGRQLVAALREYD